TTTGGCGCCGAAGATGCGCCAGCCGGCCTGCTTGGCCGCAGCCTCTGCATCCAGGCCCGACTCAACCAGCGCCTGGCGCTCGCTGCGCACCTTGGCGGCCAGCGGGTTCATGTCGTCCGGTTCATCCAGGGCCGCCACCGCCTGCACCGCTGCGTCGAACAGGCGGATCAGGTTGGCGAAGGCATCGCGGAAGAAGCCGGATACGCGCAGGGTCACGTCGACACGCGGGCGATCCAGCAGGCTGATCGGCAGGATTTCAAAATCGTCGACCCGCTGGCTGCCGGTGGCCCATACCGGGCGCACGCCCATCAGCGCCATGGCCTGGGCGATATCATCACCGCCGGTGCGCATGGTGGCTGTGCCCCAAACCGACAAGCCCAACTGACGCAAGTGGTCGCCGTGGTCTTGCAGGTGACGTTCGAGAATCAGGTTGGCCGATTGGAAACCGATGCGCCAGGCCGTGGTGGTTGGCAGGTTGCGTACGTCCACGGTAAAGAAGTTACGCCCGGTCGGCAGCACATCCAGGCGCCCGCGACTGGGCGCACCGCTGGGCCCTGCCGGGACGAAGCGCCCGCTCAAGGCATCGAGCAGGCCGCGCATTTCCGCCGGGCCGCAGGCGTCCAGGCGTGGTGCCACCACGATGCGCAGGCTTTCGACGACCGACTTGACGTCCTCCCAGCCAGGCTCCTCCAACTGCTCGACAGGGCCTTCCAGCGCCTGCTCGATCAAGCGCGTGGCGTAGAGCTCCAGGCGTTCGCGGGTATCGCCAGCGGTGCGCCACAACTGCCCGTCAATCTTTTGCAGTACCAACGGGCGCCGGCCCGTCCATGGCTCGGCCAAGGCGCAATCGAGCGGATCGAAGCCCAGCTCGAAGGCCTTGGCCAGCACCCGCAACAGGCTAGATTGCGGGCCACGGCCATCGCCACGGGGAATGCGCAGCAACGCCAGCAAGGTGTCGATGCGCAAGCGGCCCTCGGGCGACTCGCCAAAGATATGCAGGCCGTCGCGGATCTGCGACTCCTTCAAATCACACAGGTAGGTGTCCAGGCGCGGCAACCAGATGTCGGCGTCAGTCTCGCTGTCCAGCTCCAGCTCCTGGTCGATGCGGGTTTCGCGCACCAGTTTGAGAATGTCTTTTTGCAGCTCAAGCGCGCGGCGCGGGTCGAGCAGTTGCGCCTCGTAATACTCGTCGGCCAACAACTCAAGGTTACGCAACGGGCCGTAGGTTTCGGCGCGGGTCAACGGCGGCATCAAGTGGTCGATGATCACCGCCTGGGTGCGCCGCTTGGCCTGGGCGCCCTCGCCCGGGTCGTTGACGATAAACGGGTAGATATTGGGCAGCGGCCCCAGCAATGCATCCGGCCAGCAGTTTTCCGACAGACCGACGCCCTTGCCCGGCAACCACTCCAGGTTACCGTGCTTGCCCACATGAATCACGCCGTGTGCGCCGTAGGTGTGACGCAGCCAGAAATAGAACGCCAGGTACCCATGGGGCGGCACCAGGTCCGGGTCGTGGTACACGGCGCTCGCGTCCACCTGGTAACCCCGGGCCGGCTGGATGCCGACGAAGGTCAGGCCCAGGCGCAGGCCGGCGATCATCATGCGGCCGTCGCGGAACATCGGATCGTTTTGTGGAGCGCCCCAACGTTCCAGCACGGCCTGGCGATTGGACTCGGGCAGTCGATCGAACAACGCCTGGTACTCGGCCAGGCCCAGGCTTTGATGGCACGGGCGCTGGTCAAGGCTGTCGAGGTCGTTGGTGACACCGCCGAGCAGCTCGTGGATCAGTGCGGTGCCGCTGTCCGCAAGCGCCGGCGCCACCGGATAGCCTTCAACCTGCAAGGCCCGCAGGATATTCAGCGCCGCTGCTGGCGTGTCCAGGCCCACACCGTTACCGATGCGACCGTCACGGGTCGGGTAGTTGGCGAGGATCAAGGCGATGCGTTTGTCGGCATTCGGCACCCGGGCCAAGTCAACCCAACGCCGCGCCAGTTCAGCGACAAAATCCATGCGCTCGGGCGCTGCGCGGTAGCACACCACGTCAGACTGGCTGCGCTCGCTGCGCCAGGCCAGGTCCTTGAAGCTGATCGGCCGGCTGATGATGCGCCCATCCAGCTCGGGCAAGGCAATATGCATGGCCAGATCGCGAGGGCCGAGCCCCTGCTCGCTGGCTTCCCAGCCGGGCTGGTTATCCTGGGCGCAGATCGCCTGGATCACCGGGACGTTGCGCCGAAACGGTCGCAGATGCGGCACTTCGGGGCTGGATTGGGCAAAGCCTGTGGTGTTGAGGATCACCGCGACTTGCACGTCGTCCAACAGGTCCTCGACCACCGTGAGGCAACCGGGCTCTTTCAAACTGGCCACTGCGATGGGCAACGGGTTCAGGCCCGCTGCCTGCAAGCGCTGGCAGAACACATCGATAAATCCGGTATTGGCCGCCTGCAAGTGGGAGCGGTAGAACAACACCGCGGCCACGGGGAAGTCGGCGCGCCAATCCGCCTGCCAGTCATTGAGGCGGGCATTGGCTTTGTGCGGGTGATAGATCGCCGTACGCGGCAAGGTTTGTGGCTCGGCCCAGGCATAGTCGCGGCCCAGATGGGCGCTGGCCAGGCAGTGATAAAAGTCCAACGCATTGCCCAGGCCACCCTGGCGCAAAAAGTGCCACAGACGCTCGCGCTGTGCAGCAGCGACGGTGCTCAGGCCGCTGAGTTCCGGGTCTGGACGATCATCCCCCGGCACCAGGATCAACGTGACGCCACGCTCGGCCAGCTCTACCAGGCGCTCGATGCCGTAGCGCCAATAACCAATGCCGCCATGCAAGGAAATCAGGATGACCTTGGCGTGACGCAACACCTCATCGACGTACAGGTCGACCGAGGCGTGGTTCTGCACCTGCATCGGGTTGGCCAGGCGCAGGCTGGGGTAATCCTCGGGCAACTGCTGGGCGGCTTCGGCCAGCAGCGCCAGGCTGGAGTCACCGCTGCACAGGATCACCAGCTCGGCGGGGGTTTGCCCAAGGTCGGCAATATTGTCGTCCGCGACGAAACCACCGGGTTGGGTCCTGAGCAGGTGCATGGTTAAACGCTGAGGGCAGCGCGCAATTGCGCTTCAAGGCCAGCGGCGTCCAGCTCCTGACCGATCAGCACCAGGCGCGTGATACGCGCTTCATCGGCCCCCCAGGCACGGTCGAAGTGCTTGTCAAAGCGCGTGCCCACGCCCTGGATCAGCAGGCGCATCGGCTTGTTCGGGATAGCAGCAAAGCCTTTGACGCGCAAAATGCCGTGTTGCACCACCAATTGGGTCAGGGCGTCCAGCAACAGTGCTTCGTCGGCTTGAGGCAAGTCGATGGAGATGGAGTCGAAAGCATCGTGATCGTGGTCGTCTTCGCCTTCATGGTGATGATCGTGATGACTGTGGCGAGCGTCGATATGCTCTTCGGAGCCGGCACCCAGGCCGATCAGCACGTCCAATGGCAGGCGACCGCTGCTGGCTTCGATGATCTTGACCGCCGGCGGCAGCTCTTCGGCCACTTCCCGGCGCACGCGGGCCAGGTCTTCGGTGCTGATCAGGTCGGCTTTGTTGAGGATCACCAGGTCGGCGCTGGCCAGTTGGTCGGCGAACAGCTCGTGCAACGGCGACTCGTGGTCCAGGTTCGGGTCCAGTTTGCGCTGGGCGTCGACTTGATCCGGGAACGCAGCGAAAGTGCCGGCGGCCACGGCCGGGCTGTCGACCACGGTGATTACCGCGTCAACCGTGCAGGCGCTACGGATTTCCGGCCACTGGAAGGCTTGCACCAGGGGTTTGGGCAAAGCCAGGCCAGAGGTTTCGATGAGAATATGGTCAAGGTCGCCACGACGGGCCACCAGCTCACGCATTACTGGGAAGAACTCTTCCTGAACCGTGCAGCACAGGCAGCCGTTGGCCAGTTCGTACACGCGGCCGTTGGCTTCTTCTTCGGTACACCCGATGGAGCATTGCTTGAGGATTTCGCCGTCAATGCCCAGCTCGCCAAACTCGTTGACGATCACGGCTATGCGACGGCCCTGGGCGTTATCGAGCATGTGGCGCAGCAACGTGGTCTTGCCCGAGCCGAGGAAGCCGGTAACGATGGTGACGGGGAGTTTGGCCAGTGTTTTCATCGGATGCCCTTTGGGGCGGGCATACGGGACGACAGGCCCTGCGGCACGCGCAGCAGCGGATTTCGTCACCGGATCACCCCGCCCGGTTGAATTGGAAAATCAGTGACGAGGCAGGTCTCCTGGCTTGGGGCGTGCAGGTCTTGTGACCAACGCTGACTGCGCCTTCCCGCCGTCTCGGCAGTGGCGTGGCAATCAACTGAACCCTTCACAGTTGCGGGGGCAGCCGCGGCTTGAACCGCGTTCCCTTCTTAGCTTCGGCCTGAGCCGAAGAACCTCGAGGGTGCAAGGCTACGCAGTGCAACGGAGCGGGTCAATGTCGCGCCGCCTAAAGCATAAACATACCCAGCCTGTGCCTTAACCAACTCAGTCTTTGTAAGGCTTGCGCCGATCCCGCAAAAGCGCCTGCAATATGATGTCATATTCAATACGGAACGGTCGCGCAGAACGACACCACGCAGCAGTGCTCATTTCATACAGACACTCCTGCCATTTCGCAATTAGCGAAGTGTTTTTGAAATGTGGCGAATTTTAATCCATTGGCTTCAGGAATGAATCATGCTGATATCGACTTCTAACGCGCCCACTCCCTTCGCTCTTTTTAACGAAACAGGTGCAATCAATAACAAACCGCGAGTCAGTACTGACGCTGTTGAGCGTGCGCCGCAGAGTTCCCTGGCCAGCCCTCCGGCCGCACTGAACAATCATAGTAATCTGCCGCGATTCAAACGATCAGAGCCGCTTTTGAGCAGCCTTGTGGAACAGCCCACCAGCGCCCGCCCTAAGGTAGTCCATTACCAACAGGACGCTGTGATGAATAAGATAAAGCAGCACTTTCGTGAGTACGCCGCAGGCGAAAATGACCGTTTTGTAAACGTTAACGAATTGAAAGAAGCGGCAGGTCAGGTGCCAAGCACCAGAACTTTTTCCGCCGAGGCAACCTTGTATGCCAAGATACTCCTGCAAAACCCTCGGGCACTTCGTGAGCTAGATATCGGTATTGGTGACAATGGCAGGCCCGGCGCAGAAGATGGAAGATTCGATATTGCAAACATCAATCACATGCTAACAAAGCCCACTTTCATGGGGCAGCACCATACCGTTTTGCTGCGTTATAGACCCAACTAATTAATCTGGTCAAGTTACACAGTCGGCGATGTTTGACACTTGATCGCAAGGCTTCGACAGGCAAGGGGTGTTCGTCAAGACGCATCAATTTGACGTACATCACTGCGTCATGCTCTCCTACACATCTTGTTTCGGGTGCCCTTCACAGGGTGAAACGGGAAACCGGTGAGTCGATGCGTCGACGAGTCCGGTGCTGCCCCCGCAACGGTAAGCGAGCGAAGTGTCACAGCCACTGTGCAAATGCATGGGAAGGCGACGCTTTCAGGACGTTCAAAAGTCCCCTCGCAAGCCCGGAGACCGGCCCGAAAAAATCAGATAACAAACCCGCGGTGGGCGGGCGCTGTTCAGAACCCTGCGTGCCTGGCTCGCGGGGTTTTCATGCGCTCGTTTCACCCTGACACCTGAAAGGGACGCGCCATGTCGATCATCAGCAGCACTTCGCCCTCCGCCAGCAGCACTGCCACCTTGAGCCAACGCCTGACCGCCGCCATCGGTGCGTCAATCCTTGGCGCGTGCCTGGTGTATTTCGCCGGTTTCTCCCATATCGAAGCCGTGCACAACGCGGCCCACGATACCCGCCATAGCGCCGCGTTCCCGTGCCACTGAGACCTGCCGACATGATCAAGCGTATTGCCCAAACTGCAGGGTTCACCGGCCTGTTGGCCGCCCTGCTGCTGACCCTGCTGCAAAGCTTGTGGGTCGCGCCGTTGATTTTGCAGGCGGAGACCTTTGAAAAGGCTCCAGCTGTTGCCGAAGTCACCCATGAACATGCTGCTGGCGCCGCTGCCCACACCCACGACGCCGAAGCCTGGGAGCCGGAAAATGGCTGGCAGCGCGTGCTGTCGACCACCGGTGGCAACCTGGTCGTTGCGGTCGGGTTTGCGCTGATGCTGGCCGGCCTGTACACCCTGCGCGCACCAACCCGTACAGCTCAAGGGCTACTGTGGGGCCTGGCCGGTTACGCGACATTCGTACTTGCGCCGACCTTGGGCCTGCCGCCTGAACTGCCGGGCACCGCCGCCGCTGATCTGGCGCAACGGCAGATCTGGTGGATCGGCACTGCCGCGTCTACCGCTGCCGGCATTGCTTTGCTGGTGTTCGGTCGCGGCTGGTTGCTCAAAGTGCTGGGCGTGGCGATCGTCGCCGTACCCCACGTGATTGGCGCCCCACAGCCGGAAGTCCACTCCATGCTGGCCCCGGAGGCCCTCGAAGCCCAGTTCAAGATCGCATCGCAGTTGACCAATGTGGCGTTCTGGCTGGCCCTTGGTCTGATCAGTGCCTGGCTGTTCCGCCGTAACCGCGACGAACACTACTCGGCATGACCCTCGTCGTCGGCCTGGGTTGCCAGCGGGGTTGTGATGTCCGAACCCTGCTGGAACTCCTTGATAGCGCCCTCGCCGAAGGCGGCATTGAACGCCAACGCATTACCGCGCTGGCGAGCATTGATCGCAAACAGGCTGAGCCGGGGTTGGTGGCCCTGGCCCAATTGTTGAGCCTGCCCTTGCAGTGTTTCAGCGCCGAACAACTGGCCGGCTTTGAACATCGGCTGAGCCACAAATCAGCCGTAGCATTTAGCCATACCGGCTGTTACGGCGTCGCCGAAAGCGCCGCATTGGCCCTGGCTGAGCAACTCGCCCACGGCCCCGCCCGCCTGCTCATCACCCGCAAGAAAACCATCCAGGCCACCATTGCATTGGCCTGCGCCGGTTAAAATCCCGATAATTGCCGCTCTCGATCATGAGCATTCTTCATGCTCGCCCGTTTTTTCAACAGGAATTCCCCATGACCGTCTACTTCATCGGCGCAGGCCCCGGCGACCCGGAACTGATTACCGTCAAGGGCCAGCGGCTGATCCGCAGCTGCCCGGTGATCATCTACGCTGGCTCGCTGGTGCCTGCGGCGGTACTGGAAGGTCATCAGGCACACCAGGTGGTCAACAGTGCCGAGCTGCATCTGGAACAGATCATCGACGTGATCAAAGCCGCCCATGCGCAAGGCCAGGATGTGGCGCGCGTGCACTCCGGCGACCCGAGCCTGTATGGGGCGATTGGTGAGCAGATCCGTCACTTGCGCGAGTTGGGCATTCCCTTCCAGATCATTCCCGGGGTTACGGCGGTGGCTGCCTGCGCGGCGTTGCTGGAAACCGAACTGACCCTCCCGGACATTGCCCAGAGCGTGATCCTGACCCGCTATGCAGATAAAACCAGCATGCCGGCGGGTGAGGACTTCGACAGCCTGGCCCGGCACGGCACGACAATGGCCATTCACTTGGGGGTCAATCATCTGGAAAGGATCGTCGCTGAGCTGCTGCCGCACTATGGTGCAGATTGCCCGATCGCCGTGGTGCACCGCGCGACATGGCCGGACCAGGATTGGGTGGTGGGTTCGTTGAGTGATATTGCCCAGAAGGTCGCGACTAAAGGCTTTCGGCGTACGGCGCTGATTGTGGTCGGGCGGGTGTTGGCAAATGATAGCTTTGGCGAATCCTCGCTGTACCGCGCAGGTCACGCCCACCTCTATCGCCCCTGAAGAAATGGATTAATCCACAGCCAATCCAAACTATCAGACAATCATCATAACTTGCTGAATTTAGAGCATAAAAAACGGCGCTCACGGGGCGCCGTTTTTTAATCTCGCAGTGAACGCCTTACTTAGTAGTAGGCGTTTTCTTTCTGCGTGTGGTCGGTCACGTCACGTACGCCCTTGAGCTCGGGAATACGCTCAAGCAAGGTGCGCTCGATGCCCTCGCGCAGGGTCACGTCCGCCTGGCCGCAGCCTTGGCAGCCACCGCCGAACTTCAATACGGCAATACCGTCATCCACCACGTCGATCAGGCTCACCTGGCCGCCGTGACTGGCCAGCCCCGGGTTGATCTCGGTTTGCAGGTAGTAGTTGATGCGCTCGTTGACCGGGCTGTCGGCGTTGACGTTCGGCACCTTGGCGTTGGGCGCCTTGATGGTCAACTGGCCGCCCATGCGATCGGTGGCGTAGTCGACTACGGCGTCGTCAAGGAAAGCTTCGCTGAAGGCATCGATGTACGCGGTGAAGCTTTTGAGCCCCAGGGCGGTGTCTTCAGGCTTCTCTTCACCAGGCTTGCAGTAGGCAATGCAGGTCTCGGCGTACTGGGTGCCGGGCTGGGTGATAAAGACGCGGATGCCGATACCCGGGGTGTTCTGCTTGGACAGCAGGTCAGCCAGGTAATCGTGGGCGGCGTCGGTAATGGTTATGGCAGTCATGGAAACTCCTCACAGGCTTGCCGGCAGTTTACGCCAAATCATTACAGAGGTACAAAGTCCTAGTATTTTTGTCGGGAAATAATTGCCCGCCCCTCAATACCCAGTAAACGCTTGAGCGTGCGATAGCTTGCCTTCTCGAGCCATTGGTAGCTGCCATAGGCGCCCAGTACTATCAATACAATGCATACCGGCAGGATTGTGTAGGGATCTATTCCGGTTCGGTCAGCGACCCATCGCCCCACGGCTAGCACCAGCACGTGGATCAAGTACACCGAGTAAGAGCAATCACCAAGCAGCTTCAAAACGCGAGAATCTTGAAAGTAACGCTCCAGGGTCACACAACTGATAACCAATATCGCGCTCGGCACGCCCCATTCCAGCGCACGGGGTATGTCTGCCCCATGATAAATCGCCGCCAGCGCCGCCGCGATGCCCAGCAACGGCAACCACGCGCTGGCCTGACATAGGCCACGCCGGTAAAGCATACCGATCACAATGCCCATCAGAAACTCGAAAATAATGTCCTCATGGTAGAAGCCGCTGGCCAGGTCAAAGGCGGGAGTGATGATGTAGCACACCAGATACAGCAGCGCTGCTACCACCCACAAGCGATAGGCCGCGGGCACCAGCAAGGCAAAGGCAAACAGGCAATAAAACAGCATCTCGAAATTCAGTGTCCACCCGACATCGAGCAGGGGATAGACGCCGAAGCCTCCCGGGTTTTGGGCCGGGATAAAGAGCATCGACATGAGTACATGACCGGGTTCGAGCCGAGCCTCTGGAAAGATCGCAGGCACAACGGCAACCACGAGAATCATGATCAAGGTATAGAACCAATACGCCGGAACAATCCTCGCTATGCGCATCAGCATGAAACGCCCGGGGCTCAGCGCTTTGTCGGCAGTCGCCAGGTAAATCACCAAGCCACTGATGACAAAGAACACATCCACTCCAATGGCGCCTTTGTCGACAAACAGAGATTCCAGCGCGTTGCTGGCTTCAAAGTTGAAAAAACCTTGCATGAAATGGTGGCCCACCACACTCCATGCCGCCAAGGCGCGTAGAAACTGCACTGAAATCAACATCGGTGTCCCCTGTCCAGTCCGTAGGTAGGTATCCGACTGCTTCAGTGCTCACTTGGAGAAATGACCGGACCAATACAGTAGTTATAGATTCTCGTAGCGGTTCATGTCCAATACACCCTCTTCCACTGGCGTGGTTTCACGAATGTAGCGCGACAAATCGTGGAAGTATTGCCAGAACTGCGGATGACTGCGGCGTACCCCCCAGCGCTCGACTATTTTCTCAAACCGCTTGGCATCCTTGGCCTGCTCCATTTGCGTGACGAATTGCGGCACCTCTTGAGCTGGAATGTTGAACATGAAATTCGGGTAACTGCTCATCACCCCCGGATAGATGGTCAGTGTGTCGAGGCCCGGCTGGTAGCGATAAGCCTCACCCAACAGGAAAGCCACATTACTGTGGGCACGGTTACGCAGCATGCTGTAGACCACGCGCTGACCACCCTGGGTTTCGATGCGCAGCATAGTGGCTTCGGGCAACTGGTCGATCACCTTGAGCCCCGCCGCCGGGCGCGATGTCAGGCGGCTAAGCGCCTGTTCGGCGTCCCGCAAGGCCGGGTCGATACCAGTGCGCGAGCAATAGGCCCCGGTGCAGCGGTTGATTGGGTCGGGGCTGACGTTCAAACCGCCGTAACGCGTCAGCAGTTGGTTGGCAAAATCGCGCTTGGGATCTTTCTCGTCCAGATGCAGCCCCGTGGGCTTGTCGTCATCAATGGCTTCATAGTCCAGCCACAACTTGAGCTTGCCACTGTTCTGGTACCAGTCATCAAGGAAGTCCTCGCGGGTGTCGGCCGGCATCAGACGCAGGAAGTTCTGTTCGGCGCCGTTGCGGATCAGGTCGAAGTACAAGCGCGTCTGGGCCTGGTGCGACACATTGCCGAACACGTCGAAGTTGACTGCCAGTTGGTAATAAGTGCGTTCCAGCAGTGGGTAATCGAACAGCCACATCGTCTGCGGCACCTCGCCGATCAGGCCCTTGGTCACCGAGGCGCTGTCGAAATGGCGGAAGATGGTCAGCAAGGCATTGTCATTACCCGCCCACAAACTCGACCAACTCGGCGGCGGCACATCTGCGTAGCTATCGCGGCGCAACGCCTCATACTGATTACGCTTGTCGCGATAGGCCAGCCACAGGCCCAGCACACTGCC
This genomic stretch from Pseudomonas synxantha BG33R harbors:
- the cobN gene encoding cobaltochelatase subunit CobN — its product is MHLLRTQPGGFVADDNIADLGQTPAELVILCSGDSSLALLAEAAQQLPEDYPSLRLANPMQVQNHASVDLYVDEVLRHAKVILISLHGGIGYWRYGIERLVELAERGVTLILVPGDDRPDPELSGLSTVAAAQRERLWHFLRQGGLGNALDFYHCLASAHLGRDYAWAEPQTLPRTAIYHPHKANARLNDWQADWRADFPVAAVLFYRSHLQAANTGFIDVFCQRLQAAGLNPLPIAVASLKEPGCLTVVEDLLDDVQVAVILNTTGFAQSSPEVPHLRPFRRNVPVIQAICAQDNQPGWEASEQGLGPRDLAMHIALPELDGRIISRPISFKDLAWRSERSQSDVVCYRAAPERMDFVAELARRWVDLARVPNADKRIALILANYPTRDGRIGNGVGLDTPAAALNILRALQVEGYPVAPALADSGTALIHELLGGVTNDLDSLDQRPCHQSLGLAEYQALFDRLPESNRQAVLERWGAPQNDPMFRDGRMMIAGLRLGLTFVGIQPARGYQVDASAVYHDPDLVPPHGYLAFYFWLRHTYGAHGVIHVGKHGNLEWLPGKGVGLSENCWPDALLGPLPNIYPFIVNDPGEGAQAKRRTQAVIIDHLMPPLTRAETYGPLRNLELLADEYYEAQLLDPRRALELQKDILKLVRETRIDQELELDSETDADIWLPRLDTYLCDLKESQIRDGLHIFGESPEGRLRIDTLLALLRIPRGDGRGPQSSLLRVLAKAFELGFDPLDCALAEPWTGRRPLVLQKIDGQLWRTAGDTRERLELYATRLIEQALEGPVEQLEEPGWEDVKSVVESLRIVVAPRLDACGPAEMRGLLDALSGRFVPAGPSGAPSRGRLDVLPTGRNFFTVDVRNLPTTTAWRIGFQSANLILERHLQDHGDHLRQLGLSVWGTATMRTGGDDIAQAMALMGVRPVWATGSQRVDDFEILPISLLDRPRVDVTLRVSGFFRDAFANLIRLFDAAVQAVAALDEPDDMNPLAAKVRSERQALVESGLDAEAAAKQAGWRIFGAKPGAYGAGVQGAVDGRLWQSREDLAEVYLNWGGYAYGGSDEGTAAREQFAQRLSQVQAVLQNQDNREHDLLDSNDYYQFQGGMLAAVETLSGDKAASYHGDHSQPDLPRIRTLKEELNRVIRARAANPKWIEGVKRHGYKGAFEMAATVDNLFAFDATTALIDDHQYALLADAYLLDPDTRAFVQQHNPDALRDMTERMLEAQQRGMWQAPGAYREALENLLLDIEEDS
- the cobW gene encoding cobalamin biosynthesis protein CobW codes for the protein MKTLAKLPVTIVTGFLGSGKTTLLRHMLDNAQGRRIAVIVNEFGELGIDGEILKQCSIGCTEEEANGRVYELANGCLCCTVQEEFFPVMRELVARRGDLDHILIETSGLALPKPLVQAFQWPEIRSACTVDAVITVVDSPAVAAGTFAAFPDQVDAQRKLDPNLDHESPLHELFADQLASADLVILNKADLISTEDLARVRREVAEELPPAVKIIEASSGRLPLDVLIGLGAGSEEHIDARHSHHDHHHEGEDDHDHDAFDSISIDLPQADEALLLDALTQLVVQHGILRVKGFAAIPNKPMRLLIQGVGTRFDKHFDRAWGADEARITRLVLIGQELDAAGLEAQLRAALSV
- a CDS encoding CbtB domain-containing protein, whose amino-acid sequence is MSIISSTSPSASSTATLSQRLTAAIGASILGACLVYFAGFSHIEAVHNAAHDTRHSAAFPCH
- a CDS encoding CbtA family protein — its product is MIKRIAQTAGFTGLLAALLLTLLQSLWVAPLILQAETFEKAPAVAEVTHEHAAGAAAHTHDAEAWEPENGWQRVLSTTGGNLVVAVGFALMLAGLYTLRAPTRTAQGLLWGLAGYATFVLAPTLGLPPELPGTAAADLAQRQIWWIGTAASTAAGIALLVFGRGWLLKVLGVAIVAVPHVIGAPQPEVHSMLAPEALEAQFKIASQLTNVAFWLALGLISAWLFRRNRDEHYSA
- a CDS encoding cobalamin biosynthesis protein, with product MTLVVGLGCQRGCDVRTLLELLDSALAEGGIERQRITALASIDRKQAEPGLVALAQLLSLPLQCFSAEQLAGFEHRLSHKSAVAFSHTGCYGVAESAALALAEQLAHGPARLLITRKKTIQATIALACAG
- the cobM gene encoding precorrin-4 C(11)-methyltransferase; protein product: MTVYFIGAGPGDPELITVKGQRLIRSCPVIIYAGSLVPAAVLEGHQAHQVVNSAELHLEQIIDVIKAAHAQGQDVARVHSGDPSLYGAIGEQIRHLRELGIPFQIIPGVTAVAACAALLETELTLPDIAQSVILTRYADKTSMPAGEDFDSLARHGTTMAIHLGVNHLERIVAELLPHYGADCPIAVVHRATWPDQDWVVGSLSDIAQKVATKGFRRTALIVVGRVLANDSFGESSLYRAGHAHLYRP
- the nfuA gene encoding Fe-S biogenesis protein NfuA — protein: MTAITITDAAHDYLADLLSKQNTPGIGIRVFITQPGTQYAETCIAYCKPGEEKPEDTALGLKSFTAYIDAFSEAFLDDAVVDYATDRMGGQLTIKAPNAKVPNVNADSPVNERINYYLQTEINPGLASHGGQVSLIDVVDDGIAVLKFGGGCQGCGQADVTLREGIERTLLERIPELKGVRDVTDHTQKENAYY
- a CDS encoding acyltransferase family protein: MLISVQFLRALAAWSVVGHHFMQGFFNFEASNALESLFVDKGAIGVDVFFVISGLVIYLATADKALSPGRFMLMRIARIVPAYWFYTLIMILVVAVVPAIFPEARLEPGHVLMSMLFIPAQNPGGFGVYPLLDVGWTLNFEMLFYCLFAFALLVPAAYRLWVVAALLYLVCYIITPAFDLASGFYHEDIIFEFLMGIVIGMLYRRGLCQASAWLPLLGIAAALAAIYHGADIPRALEWGVPSAILVISCVTLERYFQDSRVLKLLGDCSYSVYLIHVLVLAVGRWVADRTGIDPYTILPVCIVLIVLGAYGSYQWLEKASYRTLKRLLGIEGRAIISRQKY